A single genomic interval of Candidatus Gracilibacteria bacterium harbors:
- the rfbB gene encoding dTDP-glucose 4,6-dehydratase: MSQIIIITGGAGFIGSNFLSKYVLAFPEIRFVNVDALTYAGNIEKITPEARNAPNYAFEHVDIRDIDELRAVYQKYQPTDIIHFAAESHVDNSIRNPRLFTEVNALGTQNLLDLHREFGLKRFHYISTDEVYGDIPESGFFTEETHLEPSSPYSASKAAGDMLTQAYGRTFGVDYTITRCSNNYGRNQNFISLIPLFISKMAKNEKVPLYGDGSNIRDWLYVEDHCDAIWEVFTRAERSSIYNVGGNNEYTNLEITKILLGAMGKSEDLISFVPDRPGHDKRYAIDATKIKNELGWAPKVKFEEGIQRTLNWYQSII, translated from the coding sequence ATGTCTCAAATAATTATCATCACTGGTGGCGCTGGATTCATCGGTTCCAATTTTCTCTCGAAATATGTTCTCGCATTTCCAGAAATTCGCTTTGTGAATGTGGATGCACTGACCTATGCAGGAAATATCGAGAAAATCACTCCTGAAGCTCGTAATGCTCCGAACTATGCTTTCGAACATGTGGATATTCGTGATATTGATGAGCTCCGCGCGGTATATCAGAAATATCAGCCAACTGATATTATTCATTTTGCTGCTGAGTCGCATGTAGATAACTCCATTCGTAATCCTCGTCTTTTTACCGAAGTCAATGCCCTCGGGACACAGAATCTTCTGGATTTGCATCGTGAATTTGGACTCAAGCGATTTCACTATATTTCGACGGATGAAGTGTATGGAGATATTCCTGAATCTGGATTCTTCACTGAGGAGACACATCTCGAACCCTCTTCTCCATATTCCGCTTCGAAGGCTGCTGGCGATATGCTCACACAGGCATATGGTCGGACTTTCTGAGTGGATTATACGATTACGCGCTGTTCGAATAATTATGGTCGCAATCAGAACTTTATTTCCCTCATTCCGCTTTTTATCTCGAAAATGGCGAAAAATGAGAAAGTACCACTCTATGGTGATGGTTCGAATATTCGTGATTGGCTCTATGTAGAGGATCACTGTGATGCTATCTGGGAAGTATTCACTCGTGCAGAACGAAGTTCTATCTACAATGTCGGAGGAAATAATGAATACACGAATCTCGAGATTACAAAAATCCTCTTGGGTGCGATGGGAAAATCTGAAGATTTGATTAGTTTTGTTCCTGATAGACCGGGACATGATAAACGCTATGCGATCGATGCGACGAAAATCAAAAATGAACTCGGATGGGCGCCGAAGGTGAAGTTCGAAGAAGGGATTCAGAGAACGCTGAATTGGTATCAATCGATTATTTAA
- a CDS encoding glycosyltransferase family 2 protein: MQKNNIIFLIRAYNEATRILTVIDEIFQAGYHQILVVDDGSSDDTPEILQEYIDSGKIHYLRHVINRGGGAALETGFEYIRRNASEQDWEYVVTFDADGQHRIEDMSEFLETFRKQPELDLIFGSRFIVKTDSNVPVMRRLTLWGGKIFTSLISGVHLTDAHNGYRMVRVPALQKMNLTMDGMEYASEFIDQVGKYHLRFTEVPVNIHYDEYTLGKGQRFGGPVRIVLRMIYKKFF; encoded by the coding sequence ATGCAAAAAAATAACATCATTTTTCTCATCCGTGCCTACAATGAAGCCACTCGGATTCTCACGGTGATCGATGAGATTTTTCAGGCTGGATATCATCAGATTCTCGTAGTTGATGATGGTTCATCGGATGATACGCCTGAGATTCTGCAGGAATATATCGACTCTGGAAAAATTCACTATCTGCGTCATGTGATTAATCGTGGTGGAGGTGCTGCGCTCGAGACCGGTTTCGAATACATTCGACGAAATGCAAGTGAACAGGATTGGGAGTATGTTGTGACGTTCGATGCGGATGGACAGCACCGAATTGAAGATATGTCTGAGTTTCTCGAAACATTCCGAAAACAGCCAGAATTGGATCTTATTTTTGGGTCTCGATTTATCGTGAAGACTGATTCCAATGTTCCAGTTATGCGACGACTGACACTCTGGTGAGGAAAGATATTCACTTCCCTGATTTCTGGAGTTCATCTCACCGATGCTCACAATGGGTATCGTATGGTTCGAGTTCCAGCCCTTCAGAAGATGAATCTCACCATGGATGGTATGGAATACGCGAGCGAATTTATCGATCAGGTGGGGAAATATCATCTGAGATTCACAGAGGTTCCTGTGAATATTCACTATGATGAATATACTCTCGGGAAATGACAACGATTTGGTTGACCAGTTCGTATAGTACTTCGCATGATTTACAAGAAATTTTTCTAA
- a CDS encoding DUF2304 domain-containing protein codes for MQIFFIISGIIIFLVAYDIAKRERFNALHFLVFLGVGSGLLIFTFVPEVLDYIGKIFGIARGADVLVYVSIIFLFYFVLLLLRKIENTREEVTRLVREIAIQNAKK; via the coding sequence TTGCAAATATTTTTCATTATTTCGGGAATTATTATTTTTCTCGTTGCGTATGATATCGCGAAACGTGAACGTTTCAATGCGTTGCATTTTCTCGTGTTTCTTGGTGTCGGAAGCGGACTTCTGATTTTCACATTCGTTCCAGAAGTGCTGGATTATATTGGGAAGATATTCGGTATTGCACGTGGTGCGGATGTTCTCGTGTATGTGAGTATCATTTTTCTGTTTTATTTTGTTCTCTTACTTCTACGCAAAATAGAAAATACTCGTGAGGAAGTCACTCGTCTTGTTCGTGAAATCGCCATCCAGAATGCAAAAAAATAA
- a CDS encoding DUF333 domain-containing protein, with amino-acid sequence MKTRILLGIATLFILASCTLGSQKVPPANPPMPTAPSGASIPDVTYPTSQSDSLATKFCTSKGGSVSIESSGGVDMAYCTLTDGTKVDAWQYMNTETSKNTP; translated from the coding sequence ATGAAAACACGAATTCTCCTCGGAATTGCTACTCTCTTCATCCTCGCTTCTTGTACGCTTGGCTCACAGAAAGTTCCACCAGCGAATCCTCCGATGCCGACAGCTCCATCTGGCGCGTCAATTCCCGATGTGACTTATCCGACTTCTCAGTCTGATTCACTAGCAACGAAGTTCTGTACCTCGAAATGAGGTTCAGTTTCTATCGAATCTTCCGGCGGTGTAGATATGGCATATTGTACACTCACGGATGGAACGAAGGTTGACGCATGGCAATATATGAATACAGAGACATCGAAGAATACGCCATAA
- a CDS encoding DHH family phosphoesterase produces the protein MNIHLQHNPSTNIAEILRKNRNIDANDTAFFSPKISDLHDPFLMPDMEKAVNRILIARENQERIVIFGDYDVDGVSSTAILVKFLTEIGCLVSYRLPHRVHDGYGLKSYFFDELAPKNVKLVITVDCGTRDIEPIRHAKSLGIDVIVTDHHAVPEEIPTEVVAILNPKRKDSNYPFPNLAGAGVAFKLLHGIHLTLNPSPKREGNNTNSPSLKEKGSGDEVLARYIDLASLGTVADCMPLMGENRTITTLGLRQMKNSESAGLRKFLEGNDKVEGNADIIGFQIGPRINASGRMDTPLTALRWLLASEDRCDEFLEEIEELNSRRQEVVKQFSEKALMEANPDDAILFFVDEKLEHGLIGLVAGKLTEAYDRPSIVLCSQHEGKSEETKKREYESEMQNAKCKIQNHSISNLESGILSTGYSSINLESATLVASCRSPEWCNLVELLDECKDFFVRYGGHRQAAGFTIEASKFTDFQKAINEAFAKRYNLAEIPEKTLKIESILDPRLANLATLRIIDTFKPFGIGNPKPLWMLENVTITEQRTLGAEGKHISLRIAENPDIKFILWNAEDKKSALMVGNIVSLVIELEENIWNGKSSVQGMIREVAS, from the coding sequence ATGAATATTCATCTCCAACACAATCCGAGTACCAACATAGCAGAAATCCTCAGGAAGAATCGAAATATCGATGCCAATGATACTGCATTTTTTTCGCCGAAAATATCTGACCTTCATGACCCGTTTCTCATGCCAGACATGGAGAAGGCTGTAAACCGGATTCTCATCGCGCGAGAAAATCAAGAACGAATCGTGATTTTTGGAGACTATGATGTCGACGGAGTATCGAGTACTGCGATTCTTGTGAAGTTCCTGACAGAAATCGGATGTCTCGTCTCCTATCGTCTTCCCCACCGCGTTCATGATGGATATGGACTCAAGTCATATTTCTTCGATGAGCTGGCGCCTAAAAATGTGAAGCTCGTCATCACAGTCGACTGTGGAACGCGCGATATCGAACCAATTCGTCATGCGAAATCGCTCGGAATCGACGTGATCGTGACCGACCACCATGCGGTTCCTGAAGAAATCCCAACCGAAGTTGTCGCTATATTGAATCCGAAGCGAAAAGATAGCAATTATCCATTTCCGAATCTCGCTGGTGCTGGTGTGGCTTTCAAGCTTCTTCATGGAATCCACCTCACCCTTAATCCCTCTCCTAAAAGAGAGGGAAATAATACCAATTCCCCTTCTCTGAAGGAGAAGGGGTCAGGGGATGAGGTGCTTGCTCGATACATCGATCTCGCAAGTCTCTGAACTGTCGCTGACTGTATGCCACTCATGTGAGAAAACCGGACTATCACAACTCTTGGACTGCGCCAGATGAAAAACTCTGAATCTGCAGGACTCAGGAAATTCCTCGAAGGAAACGATAAAGTCGAAGGAAATGCTGATATTATCGGATTCCAAATCGGCCCGCGTATCAATGCGAGTGGAAGAATGGATACGCCGCTCACAGCACTTCGTTGGCTCCTCGCAAGTGAGGATCGGTGCGATGAATTCCTCGAAGAGATCGAAGAACTCAATAGTCGTCGTCAAGAAGTCGTGAAACAATTCTCAGAAAAAGCACTCATGGAAGCGAATCCTGATGATGCGATTTTGTTTTTTGTAGATGAAAAACTGGAACACTGACTCATAGGACTGGTTGCTGGAAAACTCACCGAAGCCTACGATCGACCATCTATCGTACTTTGCTCACAGCATGAAGGAAAAAGTGAAGAAACGAAAAAACGGGAATACGAAAGTGAAATGCAAAATGCAAAATGCAAAATTCAAAATCATAGTATTAGCAATCTTGAATCTTGAATCTTGTCCACAGGATACTCTTCGATAAATCTTGAATCCGCCACTTTAGTAGCGAGCTGTCGTTCCCCAGAATGGTGCAATCTCGTCGAATTGCTCGATGAATGCAAGGATTTCTTCGTCAGATATGGAGGACATCGTCAGGCAGCAGGATTCACCATCGAAGCATCGAAATTCACCGATTTCCAAAAAGCCATCAATGAAGCATTCGCGAAACGGTACAATCTCGCAGAAATCCCAGAAAAAACACTTAAAATCGAAAGCATCCTCGATCCCCGGCTTGCGAATCTTGCTACCCTCAGAATCATCGATACTTTCAAACCATTCGGCATCGGGAATCCGAAACCGCTCTGGATGCTCGAAAACGTGACTATCACCGAACAACGAACACTCGGCGCAGAGGGAAAACATATTTCTCTCCGAATCGCCGAAAATCCAGATATCAAATTCATCCTCTGGAATGCGGAAGACAAGAAATCAGCACTCATGGTTGGAAATATCGTCTCGCTCGTCATCGAACTCGAAGAAAATATCTGGAATGGAAAATCGAGTGTACAAGGGATGATACGGGAGGTGGCTAGCTAA
- a CDS encoding acetate--CoA ligase family protein has protein sequence MIGFKKIESVVVIGASEDTRKIGNILLAKNQDFSGRVYGVNPRGGNAYGKDFFPNISALPEVPDIAIFAIPEAFIYDSLEEAGAFGIQKAIIITAGFKEVGNKEGEKRLQEIALKYGIRILGPNCLGYGDTAKGLNLSFGGNFFESGNIGIISQSGAMAVAITDVLSERRLGFSAFFSLGNKADIDESDILEELADDTHTEVIAVYLESIARGKVFLEMLKKVTPKKPVIVMIGGVSDHGKKATASHTGSLSGDRVMYEAAIREGGAMLTYSLAEFFDLLQIFSRAARRDIVGNPYIITNAGGPGVLATDQSEFHHLELATITPDEDVKLRVNMPTMMSTKNPIDIIGDADSERVAQILTNIVMVRPSADILFLFTVQATTDIDAIAEKIVEFSRENPSYHIFIGLIGGETILRAREKFAQAGIFVTLSTESLIGSYAKLANQRSVNQKQPSEIATIPHGEKKESLLLDQNQTEELFQSYSIASTNTREYTTLEEILDHTTKNTGPFVMKMAGKRIIHKTEIGGIVGPVSSREEVTTVYETLQKNGEIYCKNGEMEGVAIGKFLTPSPKLELFFGAKRDANFGETFIVGAGGIFLTILDDTRLHIGQWTREEIADILASLRSYPLMTGYRGQQLADIDGLIVLLENLSRLFFEHPEIREIDINPIIFNDGKPYVADGKLYID, from the coding sequence ATGATTGGATTCAAAAAAATCGAAAGTGTCGTCGTCATCGGTGCATCCGAAGATACTCGAAAAATCGGGAACATCCTTCTTGCGAAGAATCAGGATTTCTCCGGTCGCGTATACGGAGTCAATCCGCGATGAGGAAATGCGTATGGGAAAGATTTTTTCCCGAATATCTCGGCGCTTCCTGAAGTTCCAGATATTGCCATTTTCGCGATTCCAGAGGCTTTTATCTATGACTCACTCGAAGAGGCAGGTGCGTTCGGTATCCAGAAAGCAATCATCATCACTGCAGGATTCAAGGAAGTAGGAAATAAGGAGTGAGAAAAACGACTCCAAGAAATCGCTCTAAAATATGGAATTCGAATCCTCGGGCCGAATTGTCTCGGATATGGCGATACTGCGAAATGACTCAATCTCTCTTTTGGTGGGAATTTTTTCGAGTCGGGAAATATCGGGATTATTTCCCAGTCGGGTGCCATGGCGGTTGCGATTACCGATGTGCTTTCTGAGCGTCGTCTTGGATTTTCCGCGTTTTTCTCACTCGGGAACAAGGCAGATATCGATGAATCGGATATTCTCGAAGAGCTTGCTGATGATACTCATACTGAGGTGATTGCCGTGTATCTCGAGAGCATTGCTCGTGGAAAAGTTTTTCTCGAAATGCTCAAAAAAGTCACTCCAAAAAAACCAGTCATTGTCATGATCGGTGGTGTTTCTGATCATGGGAAGAAAGCAACTGCTTCGCATACAGGTTCGCTTTCTGGCGACCGAGTTATGTATGAGGCAGCGATTCGCGAATGAGGTGCGATGCTCACATACTCGCTTGCAGAGTTTTTCGATTTGCTTCAAATATTCTCTCGTGCGGCTCGTCGCGACATCGTCGGGAATCCGTATATCATCACGAATGCAGGATGACCAGGTGTGCTCGCGACAGATCAGTCAGAATTCCATCATCTCGAATTGGCAACTATCACGCCAGATGAAGATGTGAAACTTCGCGTCAATATGCCGACGATGATGAGTACGAAAAATCCGATCGATATCATCGGCGATGCGGATAGTGAACGTGTTGCACAGATACTTACGAATATCGTGATGGTTCGTCCCAGTGCCGATATTCTTTTTCTCTTCACGGTGCAGGCGACGACAGATATCGATGCCATTGCAGAAAAAATCGTAGAATTCTCGAGAGAAAATCCTTCGTATCATATTTTCATCGGGCTTATTGGTGGGGAGACGATTCTTCGTGCGCGCGAGAAATTCGCTCAGGCGGGAATATTCGTCACACTCAGTACGGAGTCACTCATCGGAAGCTATGCGAAGCTTGCGAATCAGAGGAGCGTGAATCAGAAGCAACCGTCAGAAATCGCCACTATTCCACACGGAGAAAAGAAAGAATCTCTCCTTCTCGATCAGAATCAGACGGAAGAACTCTTCCAGTCTTATAGTATCGCATCGACGAACACGCGAGAATATACAACACTCGAAGAAATCCTAGACCATACAACAAAAAACACCTGACCGTTCGTGATGAAAATGGCAGGAAAACGTATCATCCACAAGACGGAAATCGGTGGAATTGTTGGTCCAGTTTCATCTCGAGAAGAAGTGACTACTGTCTATGAGACGCTCCAGAAAAATGGAGAAATATACTGCAAAAATGGGGAAATGGAATGAGTAGCAATAGGGAAATTCCTCACTCCGTCACCAAAACTCGAACTCTTTTTCGGTGCGAAACGCGACGCGAATTTTGGTGAGACATTCATCGTCGGGGCAGGGGGAATATTTCTCACGATTCTCGATGATACCAGACTGCATATCGGACAGTGGACTCGAGAAGAGATTGCTGATATTCTCGCATCACTTCGCTCGTATCCGCTCATGACAGGATATCGTGGACAGCAACTCGCTGATATAGATGGCCTTATTGTACTCCTCGAGAATCTTTCTCGACTCTTCTTCGAGCATCCAGAAATCCGAGAAATCGATATCAATCCTATCATTTTCAATGATGGAAAACCGTATGTGGCGGATGGGAAGTTGTATATAGATTAG